The sequence below is a genomic window from Thioclava nitratireducens.
TCCCGGCGCGCCGATCCCCTCCGGCGTCGGGCCGCTCGTGGTGATCGGCGCTTCGACCGGGGGGACGGAGGCGCTGGCGACGCTGCTTCCGCGGCTTGCCCCGACGACGCCACCGGTCGTGATCGTCCAGCACATGCCGGAGAAATTCACAGCGGCCTTCGCCCGGCGGCTCGATGGTCTCTGTTCGGTCAGTGTCAGCGAGGCGGTCGATGGCGACCGCCCCGTCCCGGGCAGCGTGCTGATCGCACCGGGCGATCGCCACCTCATTCTGCGGCGGCAAGGCGCGGGCTATCGCGTGGGGATTCTCGATGGGCCCTATGTCGCACGGCATCGACCTTCAGTGGATGTTCTGTTCCGCTCGGCGGCGATCGCCGCCGGGCCGGCGGCGCTTGGGATCCTGATGACGGGCATGGGCGATGACGGCGCGCGCGGGCTGGCCGAGATGCGGGCGGTCGGCGCCCAGACCATCGCTCAGGACAAGCCGACCTCGGTCGTGTGGGGGATGCCCGGTGAGGCGATGCGCATCGGCGCCGCTGAACGGGCGGTTCCGCTGCCGGGGCTGGCGACGGAGATCGCGCGGTACGAGATGCGGGTCGGTGCGGCATGACCGATGATATCACGCTGTCGCTTGCCGCTCTCCGAACAGTTTCGGCGCAGCTGGCGGGCGAGTTGGAAGCCGTCTTCCTGAATGCATCGACCGCGCTATTCGCACGGCTCGACGATCTCGGTACGATGCAGACCATGCTGGGACGCGTCTCCGAGGCGTCCGGCCAGGAGGGATTGAAACGGCTCGACGAGGCGGCGCGCGACGTCGGGGCGCTCCTCGAACAGGTCGAAGCCCAGTTCGGCATGCTCGACGAGGCGGCCGAAATGCTGCTCGGCAATGCCGCAGAGATCCGTGCTCTGATCCCCGCTCAGGTCCGCAGAATTCGGCTTGCGCGAATGATCGCGACCAATGCCCTCGTCGTCAGCCGCGCCATGAACGAGGGGTCGTTGGCGCGCTTCGCCACGGAGGCCCGGACAATACTCGACAGGATCGATCGCGCGGTGGCAGAGTTGGGGGAGGAACTGGCGCAGGGCGACCGGCAACTGGCCCACCTCGCCCCGGAGATCCGCGGCATGAAACGGACCGCGCAAGACATCGGGGATGTTCGAAGGGAAATCTCTGCTCTGCTCCGTGCGCTGCGTGGCAATTCCTTGCCGCTCCGGGCCGTGGAACAGGTCGGAGAAGCGCGGCAACGTCTCGGATCCGCCCTCCAAAGCGCGGTGACCCATCTTCAATGCGGTGACGCGGCACGGCAGAGACTGGAACATGTCGAGGCGATAGCGGCGCGCGGCGAGGCCGGTCCGGCGGGCGTAAGACCTGCCGCCCGGGCGCTCGCGCAGCGACAGCTGCACGCGGCGATCGACGACTTGGGGATGGGCATCGAGGCCGCCCTGCCGGAGTTCGATCGGATGGGAGTGCAGGTCGAAAACGCGCGCGTCGAACTCGCCGGC
It includes:
- a CDS encoding protein-glutamate methylesterase/protein-glutamine glutaminase; the encoded protein is MMAQIKVLIVDDSASARKALCELLGADPAIRVTATARDAFDAAEKMRDALPDVMLLDLELPRMNGLTFLAKIMAQHPLPVVVCSSHTDAGSHAAMRALEIGAREVVGKPRLTSPEARQEAQIRLSDAVRAAAKAGGLRGFGDRASARLKAEPTQLSPGPKLTADVILPPPRPGAPIPSGVGPLVVIGASTGGTEALATLLPRLAPTTPPVVIVQHMPEKFTAAFARRLDGLCSVSVSEAVDGDRPVPGSVLIAPGDRHLILRRQGAGYRVGILDGPYVARHRPSVDVLFRSAAIAAGPAALGILMTGMGDDGARGLAEMRAVGAQTIAQDKPTSVVWGMPGEAMRIGAAERAVPLPGLATEIARYEMRVGAA